A genomic window from Actinomycetaceae bacterium MB13-C1-2 includes:
- a CDS encoding biotin carboxylase N-terminal domain-containing protein — protein MSQSNPSLRPQPPADHSLPAPRRVLVANRGEIALRIMRSVRETGRESVAVYADQDINAQFVQAADHAYSLDGTSAADTYLNAQKVLDRAVASSADAIHPGYGFLAENADFAQMVQDTGIAWIGPSPRVINTLGDKVRARQTAVSVGVPPVPGTLDALKERSEVEDFVAAHGYPVVLKAADGGGGRGIHVMRSASDLDQFFLGRDITNGGAGYFVERYVPKARHVETQCGRDTHGNFTVFSSRDCSVQRRHQKMIEEAPAPFISADIQKKLLDYSRALLEGVDYVGLGTCEYLLSEEGELFFLEVNPRLQVEHTVTEEVSGVDLVAAQLTIASGGVIPTDNPVRGHSIELRVTSEDPANDLFPTTGTLSRVVWPTGPGIRIDTGIGVGDEVSPEFDSMVAKIIVTAPTREQAIQRALRVTEDTELEGVSNPLPLYAHILRRTEFAEANNEGSLGVWTRWLEDGVLDEFSKELATQEDGEETTSSSSVTSSTAGRSRFIIELDGKRSVLTLPENLLSAAVVSSTLASGDRKPLAPQPLRSSREHRKQTDSPVADGPVITSPMQAIVVRLVAEVGDQLAEGDLIMVLESMKMEKYVLAPKAGVLGSIEVSPGQNVSPGAVLATLEIEGDAK, from the coding sequence TTGAGTCAGTCGAACCCGTCGCTTCGCCCGCAACCTCCAGCAGATCACTCGCTTCCCGCTCCTCGGCGCGTCCTGGTAGCCAATCGTGGTGAGATTGCTCTTCGGATAATGCGCTCGGTGCGGGAAACTGGTCGCGAGTCGGTCGCTGTTTACGCCGACCAGGACATTAACGCTCAGTTTGTTCAGGCAGCAGACCACGCCTACTCACTCGATGGCACCAGCGCGGCCGACACCTACCTCAACGCACAGAAAGTACTTGATCGGGCCGTTGCCTCCTCCGCCGATGCCATCCACCCCGGGTACGGGTTTCTAGCCGAAAACGCCGACTTCGCACAGATGGTTCAGGACACGGGAATCGCCTGGATTGGCCCCTCCCCTCGGGTGATCAACACCCTGGGTGACAAGGTTCGCGCCCGCCAGACTGCGGTTAGCGTCGGCGTTCCGCCGGTTCCTGGCACCCTTGACGCCCTCAAGGAGCGGTCCGAAGTCGAAGACTTCGTAGCCGCCCACGGCTATCCAGTCGTCCTAAAAGCCGCTGATGGTGGAGGCGGACGAGGGATCCACGTCATGCGTTCCGCCTCCGACCTAGACCAGTTCTTCCTTGGTCGAGATATCACAAACGGTGGGGCTGGCTACTTTGTCGAGCGCTATGTTCCCAAAGCCCGTCATGTCGAGACCCAGTGCGGGCGAGATACCCATGGCAATTTCACGGTCTTTTCGAGCCGAGACTGCTCGGTCCAACGGCGCCACCAAAAGATGATTGAAGAGGCCCCCGCGCCCTTCATTTCTGCGGACATTCAAAAGAAGCTCCTCGACTACTCCCGCGCCCTGCTCGAGGGCGTCGACTATGTGGGGCTCGGTACCTGCGAGTACCTTCTCAGCGAGGAGGGCGAACTATTCTTCCTCGAAGTCAACCCTCGTCTCCAGGTCGAACACACAGTCACCGAAGAAGTCTCGGGCGTCGACCTAGTTGCTGCCCAGTTGACTATCGCCTCTGGCGGCGTGATTCCCACTGATAACCCGGTTCGCGGACACTCCATTGAATTGCGGGTTACAAGCGAGGACCCGGCAAACGACCTATTCCCTACCACCGGCACTCTCTCTCGAGTTGTGTGGCCTACAGGTCCCGGCATCCGTATCGATACCGGAATCGGCGTGGGGGACGAGGTCTCTCCTGAATTTGACTCCATGGTCGCAAAGATCATCGTCACCGCGCCAACCCGCGAGCAGGCAATTCAGCGCGCACTAAGAGTTACCGAGGACACTGAGCTAGAAGGGGTTAGCAACCCACTCCCCCTGTATGCTCACATCCTCCGACGTACCGAATTCGCTGAAGCGAATAATGAAGGCAGTCTCGGTGTCTGGACCCGTTGGCTCGAAGATGGCGTCCTGGACGAGTTCTCAAAGGAACTAGCCACGCAGGAGGATGGAGAGGAAACGACGAGTTCCTCTTCTGTCACCTCGTCCACCGCGGGGCGTTCTAGGTTCATCATCGAACTAGATGGAAAACGCTCAGTTCTGACCCTTCCAGAAAACCTGCTCTCGGCGGCCGTAGTGTCGAGCACTCTGGCATCAGGCGACCGTAAACCGCTAGCACCTCAGCCCTTACGTTCGTCGCGGGAGCATCGAAAGCAAACTGATTCCCCTGTCGCCGATGGACCCGTAATTACCTCACCGATGCAGGCCATCGTCGTTCGACTGGTCGCTGAGGTTGGAGACCAGCTTGCCGAAGGCGACCTGATCATGGTTCTCGAATCCATGAAGATGGAAAAGTACGTTCTTGCCCCCAAGGCGGGCGTCTTAGGGTCCATTGAAGTCAGCCCCGGACAAAACGTCAGCCCCGGAGCGGTGCTGGCGACACTAGAGATCGAAGGTGACGCAAAGTGA